From the genome of Populus trichocarpa isolate Nisqually-1 chromosome 15, P.trichocarpa_v4.1, whole genome shotgun sequence, one region includes:
- the LOC7475620 gene encoding leucoanthocyanidin reductase isoform X1 produces MNGHSPNAWEGSRVMIVGSMGFIGGFIAEASLECGHPTYLLIRPELASLSKASTIKSLQDRGATTIYGSIKDQDLMEKVIREHKIEIVISAVGGASIADQVKLVNAIKAAGTVKRFLPSEFGHDIDRADPVEPGLTMYKEKRQVRRYIEEAGIPYTYICCNSIAAWPYHDNTHPADVPPPLDRFQIYGDGTVKAYFVAGSDIGKFTIKSIDDNRTLNKTVHFRPPSNLLSTNELASLWEEKLGYKLPRVTITEDDLLAAAREMRIPQSIVAAITHDIFINSCQTNYSMDQPNDVDVCSLYPELPFRTVDECFNDFAVKMISNPKLVNKPANKNGTMMPNPKPEALFITA; encoded by the exons atgaatggtCATTCTCCAAATGCATGGGAAGGCAGTCGGGTCATGATTGTCGGTTCAATGGGGTTCATTGGCGGGTTCATAGCCGAAGCTAGCCTCGAATGTGGCCACCCCACTTACCTTCTGATCCGGCCTGAACTGGCTTCCCTTTCTAAGGCGTCCACCATCAAGTCTCTCCAAGACAGGGGAGCTACCACCATATAC GGCTCTATCAAAGATCAAGATTTAATGGAGAAGGTGATTAGAGAACACAAGATTGAAATTGTGATATCAGCTGTTGGTGGTGCAAGCATAGCAGACCAAGTCAAGCTTGTTAATGCCATCAAGGCAGCTGGTACTGTAAAG AGATTTTTGCCATCTGAATTTGGCCATGACATAGACAGAGCTGATCCAGTGGAACCAGGGCTTACCATGTACAAAGAAAAGAGACAAGTTAGACGTTACATTGAAGAAGCTGGGATTCCCTACACTTACATTTGCTGCAACTCCATAGCTGCCTGGCCTTACCATGATAACACTCACCCTGCTGATGTTCCTCCACCATTGGATCGGTTCCAAATCTACGGTGATGGGACAGTTAAAG CATATTTTGTTGCCGGTTCTGATATCGgaaaattcacaataaaatcaattgatgATAATCGAACACTCAACAAAACTGTTCATTTTAGACCTCCAAGCAATCTGCTAAGCACTAATGAGCTTGCCTCTTTATGGGAAGAGAAGCTTGGATACAAGCTGCCCAGAGTCACCATCACAGAAGATGATCTACTTGCTGCTGCTAGAG AGATGCGGATTCCACAGAGCATAGTTGCTGCCATTACTCACGACATTTTCATAAACAGCTGCCAAACAAACTACAGCATGGATCAGCCAAATGATGTTGACGTGTGCTCGCTCTATCCAGAGTTGCCATTTAGAACCGTTGATGAATGCTTCAATGATTTTGCCGTAAAGATGATCAGCAATCCGAAACTCGTTAACAAGCCAGCGAACAAGAATGGCACCATGATGCCAAATCCTAAACCAGAAGCTTTATTTATTACAGCATGA
- the LOC7475620 gene encoding leucoanthocyanidin reductase isoform X2, protein MNGHSPNAWEGSRVMIVGSMGFIGGFIAEASLECGHPTYLLIRPELASLSKASTIKSLQDRGATTIYGSIKDQDLMEKVIREHKIEIVISAVGGASIADQVKLVNAIKAAGTVKRFLPSEFGHDIDRADPVEPGLTMYKEKRQVRRYIEEAGIPYTYICCNSIAAWPYHDNTHPADVPPPLDRFQIYGDGTVKAYFVAGSDIGKFTIKSIDDNRTLNKTVHFRPPSNLLSTNELASLWEEKLGYKLPRVTITEDDLLAAARASFHECRDADSTEHSCCHYSRHFHKQLPNKLQHGSAK, encoded by the exons atgaatggtCATTCTCCAAATGCATGGGAAGGCAGTCGGGTCATGATTGTCGGTTCAATGGGGTTCATTGGCGGGTTCATAGCCGAAGCTAGCCTCGAATGTGGCCACCCCACTTACCTTCTGATCCGGCCTGAACTGGCTTCCCTTTCTAAGGCGTCCACCATCAAGTCTCTCCAAGACAGGGGAGCTACCACCATATAC GGCTCTATCAAAGATCAAGATTTAATGGAGAAGGTGATTAGAGAACACAAGATTGAAATTGTGATATCAGCTGTTGGTGGTGCAAGCATAGCAGACCAAGTCAAGCTTGTTAATGCCATCAAGGCAGCTGGTACTGTAAAG AGATTTTTGCCATCTGAATTTGGCCATGACATAGACAGAGCTGATCCAGTGGAACCAGGGCTTACCATGTACAAAGAAAAGAGACAAGTTAGACGTTACATTGAAGAAGCTGGGATTCCCTACACTTACATTTGCTGCAACTCCATAGCTGCCTGGCCTTACCATGATAACACTCACCCTGCTGATGTTCCTCCACCATTGGATCGGTTCCAAATCTACGGTGATGGGACAGTTAAAG CATATTTTGTTGCCGGTTCTGATATCGgaaaattcacaataaaatcaattgatgATAATCGAACACTCAACAAAACTGTTCATTTTAGACCTCCAAGCAATCTGCTAAGCACTAATGAGCTTGCCTCTTTATGGGAAGAGAAGCTTGGATACAAGCTGCCCAGAGTCACCATCACAGAAGATGATCTACTTGCTGCTGCTAGAG CCAGTTTTCATGAATGCAGAGATGCGGATTCCACAGAGCATAGTTGCTGCCATTACTCACGACATTTTCATAAACAGCTGCCAAACAAACTACAGCATGGATCAGCCAAATGA